From a single Brassica rapa cultivar Chiifu-401-42 chromosome A01, CAAS_Brap_v3.01, whole genome shotgun sequence genomic region:
- the LOC103845951 gene encoding myosin-binding protein 7, translating into MESRDLIQCCDCGCHHSSPRSNNNQFSNNPKVHIENECELLRQTVTSQQQSIQDLYDELEKERNAASSAADESMNVMQRLQHDKAELQMELRQYKVYAGEKMEHDLQEILALEEVVSQREQTILALECEAQGYKHRMMSYGITEGEANGDMSLVDAYDYDYEYPSLKCNINENQDSLGADVYVADDENYPPADSPRGRVHLRSLDQRISQIETNPSLDGGFRVASEKDDVFVESENYKHVSYTENDDNAKGGGDSLDIGDEMSDRVYTIDSGHHGGVTEQKVEVGNVEQVEHGDPDITKLYMRLQALEADRESMKEALLSMRTEKAQMVLLKELAQHLSKEVVPQRRLPLRKTSADGTLAFTPVFKWITSFVSWRRKARQSKYMYGMSTNSMGLQMVLEKVPRSRNWRCLRSTQV; encoded by the exons ATGGAATCGAGAGATCTAATCCAATGCTGCGACTGTGGATGCCACCATTCCTCTCCACGCTCTAACAACAACCAATTCTCTAACAATCCCAAAGTCCACATCGAGAACGAATGCGAATTGCTTCGCCAAACAGTCACATCTCAACAACAATCGATCCAAGACCTCTACGACGAGCTCGAAAAGGAGCGCAACGCCGCCTCCTCGGCCGCGGACGAGTCCATGAACGTGATGCAGAGGCTGCAGCACGACAAGGCCGAGCTCCAGATGGAGCTCAGGCAGTACAAGGTTTACGCCGGGGAGAAGATGGAGCACGATCTCCAAGAGATTTTGGCCTTGGAGGAGGTGGTTAGTCAAAGAGAGCAGACGATCTTGGCTCTTGAGTGCGAAGCTCAGGGCTATAAGCATAGGATGATGAGTTATGGGATCACTGAGGGAGAAGCTAATGGTGACATGAGCTTGGTTGATGCTTATGATTATGATTATGAGTATCCTTCTTTGAAGTGTAATATAAATGAGAATCAAGATTCTTTAGGTGCTGATGTTTATGTTGCTGATGATGAGAACTATCCACCGGCGGATTCGCCACGTGGGAGAGTTCATTTGAGGAGTTTGGATCAAAGAATCAGCCAGATCGAGACGAATCCTAGCCTGGATGGTGGTTTCAGGGTTGCTTCAGAGAAGGATGATGTTTTTGTTGAATCTGAAAACTACAAACATGTCTCGTATACAGAGAATGATGATAATGCTAAAGGAGGTGGTGACTCGTTGGATATAGGAGATGAGATGAGTGATAGAGTTTATACTATTGACTCTGGCCATCACGGCGGCGTAACTGAGCAGAAGGTAGAGGTTGGGAATGTGGAACAAGTGGAGCACGGTGATCCTGATATAACGAAACTCTACATGAGGCTTCAGGCGCTGGAGGCTGACAGGGAGTCTATGAAAGAAGCGCTTCTTTCTATGAGGACTGAGAAGGCTCAGATGGTGCTGTTGAAAGAACTCGCTCAGCATTTGTCGAAGGAAGTTGTGCCTCAACGGAGGTTGCCTTTAAGGAAAACATCCGCTGATGGGACATTGGCTTTTACGCCTGTCTTTAAG TGGATCACATCGTTTGTTTCCTGGAGAAGAAAGGCTCGTCAAAGCAA GTACATGTATGGGATGTCAACAAACAGCATGGGTCTGCAAATGGTTCTAGAAAAGGTCCCTCGATCACGGAATTGGCGATGTCTCAGGAGCACACAAGTGTGA